The sequence below is a genomic window from Sorangiineae bacterium MSr12523.
TCGACCGGCCCAATCCGAGCACGAGTCCCCATCCCGTGGCTCCCGGGGCCGGCCCCGGTGTGAAGACGGGTTACGTTCATCTGGTGGGCATTCACCCGGAGTACCGCCGGCGCGGCGTCGGCCGCTTCCTGTACAAGCAATTCGTACAGGAGTGCATCGCGGCGGGCTGCACGCGGATGAAGGCCATCACCACGCCGGTCAACGAGGGCTCCATCCGCTTTCACGTCGCCCTCGGCTGGCAGGTCACCGAGATGGATCACTACGCCGGCTACAAGCGAAAGCGCCTGGTGTTCACGAAGGACATCTCTCAGGAATCGGGGCAGGAGTCAGGGCAGGAATCGGGCGCGGACGGCTCGGTCGTGTCGGGATCCGGGTCGGGGAATGGCCATGAGTGAGCCCGAGGTCACGCCCGCGCGCCTGCGCGAAATCGGCCTCTTCGGCGCCCTTTCGGACGAGGTGATCGCCCACCTCGCCGTCGCGCTGAAGCCGCACAAAGTCCCGCCCGGCGAGACCATCTTCCGCGAGGGCGATCCCGCCCGCGAGATGTACGTCGTGCTCGACGGCGAAATCGAGGTCCTCAAGCGAAGTCGCCGCGGTCGCGATCTGCGCGTGGCCATCCTGGGCCCGAACGACACCTTCGGGGAGATGTCCCTCATCGACGTGCAGGCCCGCTCCGCCACCGTCCGGGCCGTGGCCCACACGCGCCTGCTGCGCATGAGCAGTGAAGACCTCGATTGGCTTTACCGGCACGATTTGAAGTCGTACGCGATCATCACCTTGAACATCGCGCGCGATCTCTCCCGTCGCCTCCGCGTGGCCGACGGCATCCTGGCCGACTTCGCTGCCAGCGTTCTTGACGAATACGTCATCGGCGATCGCAAATAGCGCGGGCTAGCCCGCGTCGGCGTCGCCCGCGTCCGCATCTCCCGCGTCCGCGTCGGCGTCGCCCGCATCGGCGTCGGGGCCGCCTTCACTGGTCTCGCTGGCATCCATGTCTGCGCCGGGGACGGCGGAGTCGCCGCGACCTTGGCCGCCGCCGTTCAACGAGCCATCCAACTCCGCACCCGGCGGAATCGGCTGCGGGTTGAGCGTGCACGCCATCCACAGCATCGCCGGAAGAACCAGCGCCAGGAGCATCCACACCGCAAGGCGAGCGCGCTTCATCCCGCGTCCCCCGCATCGCCGGCGTCTTCGCCTGCATCGCCGCCGTCACCAGCATCGCCCGCATCCGTACGGGGATCACTCGCGTCGGATCCCGCGCCTGCGTCCTCGACGGCTTTGGCATCGGGCAGGCTGGCATCTCTCGGTGGCTGCTGCGAGCCTCCGCCGTTGCCCATGCCATCCGTGGGCGAGCCGCTATCGGGCTCGGCGCCGGGAGGAATCGGCTGCGGATTGAGGTTGCAGGCGCCCATCCAGGCCGCGATCCCCAGGGCGAGCACCAGGCGCAGCCGTGCGCCGAAGCCCGTGCCTACCGGCATGGCCACATTCCCCTGGGACTGTGCCGCTCGCGGATCCATCGCCGATAGGTGATACCCCTCGATCCCACTGCTGTTCGCTTGCCGATCGCTCGCCAAACGCTTCCATAGCATCGAGGGTGCCATCTCGAATATCGCGGAAATTCGGCCACCTTGGGATCACCGGTCGCTGACAAGCGTGCCGTTTCGGCGCAACTTGGCACACGACGCTTCGGTGGGCTGCGGAATCAAAATCCACCACGGAGCACGGCGTCCAGCCCTTCGTTTTGCTAAGGGAATTCGGACGCGAACGCCATGACCTCCCCGGCCACCCCGCTGCCCCCGAAGCTCCGCCGTGCCCTCGAGCTGGTCTATGCGCTGGAGGGCGTGGCCTCGGCCCGCGTCTGGCAGTGGGGCGATCGCATCGCGCTCGGCGTTCGTGCCGGTCGAGCGGCCGCCCCGGCCGAGCTTCTGCAGCGGGTGGAAGACGCCGTCGCCGCGCTGCGTGAGCCCGGCGAAATCTGGGACTTCGGCCTGCTCGACGACGACGATTCGCGTTCGACGGAGCCGCCGGCTCTCTAAGTTCTCTGCACGATCAGTTGGCGACGAACAGCGCTTCGATTTCCGTCTTCACGTCGTCTTCGGTCTGCGCGCGGGCCACGGCGATCTCTTTCACGATCAAGCCGCGGGCAGTCTCGAGCATGCGGCGCTCTCCGAACGAAAGCTGCTTGTCGGTCTTCAGGCGGTACAGATCGCGAAGCACCTCGGCCACGTCGTAGATCGAGCCAGTCTTGATCTTGTCCATGAAGCCGCGGTAGCGCCGATTCCACGTCTGATTGTCGAACGCGATCGTGCGCTCCTTCAGGATGTCGAAGATCTCGCGGATCTCTTGCTCGTTGATGACTTGCCGGAGGCCTACCGCGCTGGCGTTCGTCACCGGGACCATGATTTTGCGGTCCGTATCGAGGATGCGGAGCACGTAGAAGCGCTGACGGCTTCCCGCGATGTCCTTTTCCTCGATCTTGATGACTTCGGCGACCCCTTGGGCAGGGTAAACAGCCTTGTCACCAACATTGAATTTGACGTCCGTCCCAGCTTGCATGGTATCTCCTTGTACGAGTGATTCACGGTAGTGGCGTCCGCGCCTTGAATGCGTGGTACACCCCGTCCGACCGGGCGCTCGTGAAAAGGCGGCCCGGTTCGCAAAAACACTTTCTCCCCGGCGCAAATGCGACGAACGCCAGAGGATCACGAAACGAAATGCCTTGGACCGAGCGTTAGACGTGGTCCAGGCGGCGAACTCAGAATCAGGAGCGAATCGATGAGGATGCGGGGGAGTGCAGTGGTGCACGTATGAGTGCACTGACTCAGCCGATTTGGAGGCTGAGTTCCTAACGGTCGGCGCCTTTTATCTGCCTGCTTTTACCTGCTTGCTAGCTTGCTGCCGAATTCGCATTTCACGGATGATTGAATGTGAAATGCCACTGCTCCTGGCGACCGCTGGATATGAAGCGAGGCGAGCGCACTCTAGTTCCCTCGCCATAGGTTTGTCAAACTTATTCGGCTGCTGCGGGATCACAATGTAGCAGCCGATCGAGAGAGCGCAACCGCGAGTCCCCACCGCACACCTCGGTCCGAAATCACCAACGATTCCGCGCCCAAATGCTCGAGTAGCGCCAGCGCGACCAGACCACCCGCCACGATGACGTCGGCGCGTTTGGGTTCCAGGCCCGGGACCTCACGACGCACTGCGAGAGGAAGGGACGCGAGGTGCTCCACCACACCGCGTAACGCGCGCGTCGTGAGGTGGTGCCCGTGCACGCGCGTTGCGTCGTAGGTCTCCATCTTCATCGCCACCGCGGCCAATGTCGTCACCGTGCCCGCGATGCCGATGGGCACCATCGCAGGACGCGCGTGTGCGCCCACGTCACCCGCCAAGGTCGAGAAGGTCGCATGAAGCTGCGCGCGGATCGCATCGAGCTCGCCCGCCGATGGTGGGTCGCTCCGCACGTGGCGCTCGGTGAGCCTCACGCTGCCGACGTCGAAGCTTTTCTTGTAACCGATGCTCCGCACCGCGCCTGTGTCGTCGAGCGTGCCGCGCACCACCTCGGTGCTGCCACCTCCGATGTCGAACACGACGAGCTCCTGCCCGGGCACCGCCTCTGCGAGCCCGACGAGCGCGCCGGCGAAGGTGAGCTCCGCCTCTTCGTCGCCGCCGATGACGCGCAGCTCGACACCGAAGGTCTTCCTGATGTGCTCTGCAATGACCTCGCTGCCGCGCGCATCGCGCATGGCGCTCGTTCCGACCACCGCCACGTGGGTGACCCCCAGCCGCTTCACGATCGCCCCGTAGGCGTCCAAGCAGGCGCCCGTGCGGGCGATGGCGTCGGGGTGGAGCGTGCGCGTCTCGTCGACCCCCTGCCCGAGGCGCGTGATGGTCGCATGCTCCTCCACGGCGCGCAGCGAGCCGTTGCCCGTGCGCTCGGCGACGAGCAGGAGCACGGTGTTGGTTCCAATGTCGATGGTAGCGATGCGGTCGGTGCGGCCTTCGGTCATGGACAAAAAACTAAAGGGCCGACCCTCTCGGGATCGACCCTTTTTTGCGCTGCGCGCAATAACGCGAGCTACTTGATGTTGTTCAGATTGAGCATTTCTTCGACGTTCGGCTGGAGCACCAGCTCGACACGGCGGTTCTTGCTGCGGTCGTCCTTCGACTGATTCTCGACGGTGCCCGCGATCGGATCGGTCTCGCCGTAACCGGCGGCCGACCAGTTCTTCGGATTCAGACCGCCGCCGCCCTTGCCCGCCGCGACGGGCTTCGCACCCGGCTTGGCCGGAGCATCGGCCTTCGGCGTGATCAAATACAGAAGCGTCGAGCGCGCGCGATTAAGCGACAGTCCCCAGTTGTCTTTGAAGGGTCCTCCGCCGTACGGTTCATTATCGGTGTGCCCCGCAACCTGGAAGATGCGTTGCGACAACGTTGCATCGCTGCCAATGACCTGCGCGACCTGCGCGAGGACGTCTTTGCCGCCCGCTTTGAGCTCGTCCTTGCCTGAGTCGAAGAGCACGTCGCCGGGCAGCTGGATGACCATGCGGTTGTTGCGCACGACCACCTTGAGGCCCACCTGCGTGAGCTTGTCGAGGCGGTTCTTCAGGTCACGAAAGCGCTGCTCGATCGCGGCGAGCTGCTCGGAGCGTTGCTTGTACTCCGAGACGGCTTGGCGAAGCTTGTCGGAGTCGATGCCCGCTTGCTTGAGTTGCGCGCGGAGATCTCCGATTTCGCCCTGGGCCTTGCCGTACTTCGCCTGGTCCTCGGCCATCTGGGCCTGCGCCGTCTTCAAATCCGCGGAGAGCTTGTCGATCTCGCGCTGTTTGGCGGCCATCTCCTCGTCCGTGTGGCCGCAGCCCACGAGCGTGAGCAGCAATGCCGCCATCGTGGCGAGCATGCTCCATCTGAAACTCTCTCTTGCCATCACCACCGCACCTCCTCTAACCGGCGCCTTGCCGGCGCACTTGGGAAACCGACGCGAAAACGCGGTCAAAATCATTGATTGGGAATGCATCCGATTCCGCGCGCCGACCCTAGCTTTGGCCCGTTTCGCGCGTCAAGTCGGGCGTCGAGGGCGTCCGGAGGCGGCTTCCACGCGTGATTGCATGTCGCGATCGCGTGCCCTGTGGAAAAAAATCGAGGCGCTCCGAAGCCGGGCTCGGCGACATGGCATCGGAATCAACCGACAGCACACATTCGAGGGTGATTGCTCGAGGATTTCTAGCCTTTTCGAGCCGGATCGCCGCGCTGAGCGGGAAATAATGAAAACGGAGCGAGTCAAGCTGGGAAATGCATCGATGTCAGACAAAGCAACTTTTTTGTTTGACAACTGACGTAGGTGAC
It includes:
- a CDS encoding Ppx/GppA family phosphatase; its protein translation is MTEGRTDRIATIDIGTNTVLLLVAERTGNGSLRAVEEHATITRLGQGVDETRTLHPDAIARTGACLDAYGAIVKRLGVTHVAVVGTSAMRDARGSEVIAEHIRKTFGVELRVIGGDEEAELTFAGALVGLAEAVPGQELVVFDIGGGSTEVVRGTLDDTGAVRSIGYKKSFDVGSVRLTERHVRSDPPSAGELDAIRAQLHATFSTLAGDVGAHARPAMVPIGIAGTVTTLAAVAMKMETYDATRVHGHHLTTRALRGVVEHLASLPLAVRREVPGLEPKRADVIVAGGLVALALLEHLGAESLVISDRGVRWGLAVALSRSAATL
- a CDS encoding cyclic nucleotide-binding domain-containing protein, translated to MSEPEVTPARLREIGLFGALSDEVIAHLAVALKPHKVPPGETIFREGDPAREMYVVLDGEIEVLKRSRRGRDLRVAILGPNDTFGEMSLIDVQARSATVRAVAHTRLLRMSSEDLDWLYRHDLKSYAIITLNIARDLSRRLRVADGILADFAASVLDEYVIGDRK
- a CDS encoding CarD family transcriptional regulator produces the protein MQAGTDVKFNVGDKAVYPAQGVAEVIKIEEKDIAGSRQRFYVLRILDTDRKIMVPVTNASAVGLRQVINEQEIREIFDILKERTIAFDNQTWNRRYRGFMDKIKTGSIYDVAEVLRDLYRLKTDKQLSFGERRMLETARGLIVKEIAVARAQTEDDVKTEIEALFVAN
- a CDS encoding GNAT family N-acetyltransferase; the encoded protein is METRRITKADFDHIVEVIDRWWGGPIHAQVHPMFFYELGDHALIAEEGGLIIGFLLGFVAHAEVDRPNPSTSPHPVAPGAGPGVKTGYVHLVGIHPEYRRRGVGRFLYKQFVQECIAAGCTRMKAITTPVNEGSIRFHVALGWQVTEMDHYAGYKRKRLVFTKDISQESGQESGQESGADGSVVSGSGSGNGHE
- a CDS encoding OmpA family protein, which codes for MLATMAALLLTLVGCGHTDEEMAAKQREIDKLSADLKTAQAQMAEDQAKYGKAQGEIGDLRAQLKQAGIDSDKLRQAVSEYKQRSEQLAAIEQRFRDLKNRLDKLTQVGLKVVVRNNRMVIQLPGDVLFDSGKDELKAGGKDVLAQVAQVIGSDATLSQRIFQVAGHTDNEPYGGGPFKDNWGLSLNRARSTLLYLITPKADAPAKPGAKPVAAGKGGGGLNPKNWSAAGYGETDPIAGTVENQSKDDRSKNRRVELVLQPNVEEMLNLNNIK